In a single window of the Planctomycetia bacterium genome:
- a CDS encoding TlpA family protein disulfide reductase — protein sequence MMSLEAQNISKRRINRFSRGFLFVGPLAVALLAQPGCNQEGYPTDNTWHYQGKAPSGAPRTSSSFAYRYPDRAPTLDAAGLQDLVSKYRQRVVLLDFWASWSRETRDELAMLARLQSDLKDEGFQVIACNFDSPDNWNSTTVPILHGAGANYPCVVISRSARPELRAWLSSDWSFDVPARFVISRGGKVTATAFAGTPLGAIEQQVRALVRGGPASEHNSVTQGELALRLKLVNVSAGKAESLGEVIAPSKDPNILAERAGALIADHLQRESNPRVALAAFPTLPGRAAAGPMGTDLATRVAASMRDKGYYDLIEPSRTNGMLKNAGQSVMSIEYEPANLQGKLPADYLVIGWLRGDVGIADSTATLAGERSDAGDDPTP from the coding sequence ATGATGTCACTGGAAGCCCAGAACATTTCGAAACGGCGCATAAATCGCTTTAGTCGTGGGTTCCTGTTTGTCGGCCCGCTCGCTGTGGCGTTGCTGGCTCAGCCGGGCTGTAATCAAGAGGGCTATCCGACAGATAATACTTGGCATTACCAGGGCAAGGCCCCGTCGGGGGCGCCACGGACGTCATCGTCTTTCGCCTACCGCTATCCCGATCGGGCTCCGACGCTGGATGCCGCGGGCCTGCAGGACCTTGTGTCAAAATATCGACAGCGCGTGGTGCTTCTGGACTTCTGGGCCTCGTGGTCTCGCGAGACGCGCGACGAGCTGGCGATGCTGGCGCGGTTGCAAAGCGATTTGAAGGATGAGGGATTCCAGGTCATCGCCTGTAATTTCGACTCGCCCGACAACTGGAACTCCACAACCGTACCAATTCTTCACGGCGCGGGGGCGAATTATCCGTGCGTGGTGATTTCAAGAAGCGCACGGCCCGAATTGCGGGCATGGCTGTCATCCGACTGGAGTTTTGACGTGCCGGCGCGATTCGTGATCAGCCGCGGCGGCAAGGTCACGGCAACGGCCTTCGCGGGTACGCCGCTGGGGGCCATCGAGCAGCAGGTGCGAGCTTTGGTGCGCGGCGGGCCCGCCAGTGAGCACAATTCGGTAACGCAGGGCGAGTTGGCGCTTCGATTGAAACTGGTCAATGTTTCCGCGGGCAAGGCGGAGTCGCTCGGCGAAGTCATCGCCCCGTCAAAAGACCCCAATATACTTGCGGAGCGAGCCGGCGCGCTGATCGCCGATCACTTGCAGCGAGAGTCCAATCCCAGGGTCGCACTCGCGGCGTTTCCGACGCTGCCGGGTAGGGCCGCTGCGGGACCGATGGGGACCGATCTTGCCACGCGCGTGGCCGCATCGATGCGCGACAAGGGCTATTACGATCTGATCGAGCCCTCGCGCACGAACGGGATGCTCAAGAACGCCGGGCAAAGCGTCATGTCGATCGAGTACGAGCCTGCTAATCTTCAAGGCAAGCTTCCCGCGGACTACCTCGTGATCGGCTGGCTGCGCGGCGATGTCGGCATCGCCGACTCAACAGCGACCTTGGCGGGGGAGAGATCGGACGCGGGCGACGACCCGACTCCGTAG
- a CDS encoding ThiF family adenylyltransferase — protein sequence MGLKRNDDEQLARYSRQILFAGVGEAGQRRLLESRVALIGCGALGTVIADTLVRAGVGFLRIVDRDYVELNNLQRQVLFDERDVAEGMPKAVAAAEKLSRINSGVIVEPIVADVHAANIEDYCAKSDLILDGTDNFETRFLINDAAVKSGTPWIYGACVGATGMVMPIVPHETPCLRCIWGEPPPPGMNPTCDTAGVLAPIVHIVTALQCIEAMKILTGNKELLNRRLVQIDAWTGQFNDFDMAGTHETNACVCCREGRYEYLTKRGSGRTATLCGRSAVQVSSGSASEVDLPGVAARIAPVAKGPPQLNRYLLRFDVEEYQITLFRDGRAIIKGTTEPDEARSIYSRYVGS from the coding sequence TTGGGACTCAAAAGAAATGATGACGAGCAGCTTGCGCGGTACAGCAGGCAGATTTTATTCGCCGGGGTCGGCGAGGCAGGGCAGCGACGCCTGTTGGAGAGTCGGGTTGCGCTGATTGGCTGCGGGGCCCTCGGGACCGTCATCGCGGATACACTGGTCCGAGCGGGGGTTGGTTTCCTGCGAATTGTCGATCGCGACTACGTGGAGCTGAACAACCTTCAGCGCCAGGTCTTGTTTGACGAGCGGGACGTCGCCGAGGGAATGCCCAAAGCGGTCGCCGCGGCGGAGAAGTTATCACGCATTAACTCTGGTGTAATCGTCGAGCCGATCGTCGCCGACGTTCACGCCGCAAACATCGAAGACTACTGCGCCAAGTCAGACCTGATTCTCGACGGCACCGACAATTTCGAGACGCGTTTCCTCATCAATGACGCGGCGGTAAAATCCGGCACGCCGTGGATCTATGGGGCATGCGTCGGCGCGACCGGGATGGTAATGCCGATCGTACCGCATGAGACGCCGTGCCTGAGGTGCATCTGGGGTGAACCGCCGCCGCCGGGGATGAACCCCACATGCGACACGGCGGGGGTGTTGGCGCCGATCGTTCACATCGTGACTGCGCTGCAGTGCATTGAGGCGATGAAGATCTTGACGGGTAACAAGGAACTGCTGAATCGGCGGCTGGTGCAGATCGATGCGTGGACAGGTCAGTTCAACGACTTCGACATGGCGGGGACGCATGAAACAAACGCTTGTGTCTGTTGCCGGGAGGGTCGATACGAGTATTTGACAAAGCGCGGCTCTGGCCGCACGGCGACGCTCTGCGGGCGATCGGCGGTGCAGGTGTCATCAGGCTCGGCATCAGAGGTCGACTTACCGGGCGTTGCGGCGAGAATTGCGCCGGTGGCGAAGGGGCCGCCTCAATTGAACCGATACTTACTTCGATTCGACGTGGAAGAGTACCAGATCACCCTCTTTCGAGACGGCCGCGCAATCATCAAGGGCACGACCGAGCCGGACGAGGCCCGATCGATCTACTCGCGGTACGTGGGTAGTTGA
- a CDS encoding rhomboid family intramembrane serine protease, whose product MRRAPQVNFGLIVANVLVYIVLDLLGSSPGASVLADWKRRGVLDPQNLSVYQFFTYQFLHGDFLHLLGNMLFLWVFGNSVNGKMGNIPYLFFYLACGVFAGLGFALLNTDPCLGASGSIAGVTTAFLVLFPRSHITVVYWLVWFIGTAQIQAMLLIVVKIILWDNIVSPRLSGGHDYVSVAYSAHVAGYLFGFVWCSFMLLIRAIPRDQYDIIALAKRYHQRHQYRAMMADPNKKAEAVYGRVARPISADGAPEMEVKLTPEQEALMRRRSEIGELLDAHDYEKAADEYVSLVEKYPDQCLPRRQMMDVANQLMQVGRYPVAAAAYENYLKHYPTDAEVEQVKLVLGILYAKYLEQYEAAQNYLRESLTRLTNEDQIHQATHWLEEATVALGRGPATA is encoded by the coding sequence TTGCGGCGGGCTCCGCAGGTCAATTTCGGGCTGATCGTCGCAAACGTCCTGGTATACATCGTGCTGGATTTGCTCGGCTCGTCGCCCGGAGCATCGGTGCTGGCTGATTGGAAACGGCGCGGCGTTCTGGATCCGCAGAATCTCTCCGTATATCAGTTCTTCACTTATCAGTTTCTCCATGGCGATTTCCTGCACCTGCTGGGCAACATGCTGTTTCTCTGGGTGTTCGGCAACAGCGTCAATGGCAAGATGGGGAACATACCATATCTCTTCTTCTATCTGGCCTGCGGCGTATTCGCCGGACTGGGCTTCGCGTTGTTAAATACGGATCCCTGCTTGGGGGCGAGCGGGTCCATCGCCGGGGTGACGACGGCCTTCCTGGTCTTGTTTCCTCGCAGCCACATCACGGTGGTCTATTGGCTGGTGTGGTTCATCGGGACGGCTCAGATTCAGGCAATGCTCTTGATCGTGGTGAAGATCATCCTGTGGGACAACATCGTTTCGCCGAGGCTTTCGGGCGGACACGACTATGTCTCCGTCGCCTACTCTGCGCATGTCGCCGGTTACTTGTTCGGCTTCGTGTGGTGCTCGTTCATGCTTCTGATTCGGGCAATACCACGCGATCAATACGACATTATTGCTCTGGCCAAACGGTATCACCAGCGTCACCAGTATCGCGCCATGATGGCCGATCCCAACAAGAAGGCAGAGGCGGTTTATGGTCGCGTGGCGCGGCCCATCTCAGCGGACGGGGCGCCCGAGATGGAAGTCAAGCTGACGCCGGAGCAGGAAGCGCTGATGCGGCGGCGATCGGAGATCGGCGAACTTCTCGACGCGCACGATTACGAAAAGGCGGCGGACGAATATGTATCGCTGGTTGAGAAATATCCGGATCAGTGCCTTCCGCGGCGACAAATGATGGATGTCGCGAATCAGCTGATGCAGGTAGGGCGTTATCCGGTAGCGGCGGCAGCTTATGAGAATTACCTGAAGCACTATCCGACGGATGCGGAGGTCGAGCAGGTCAAACTCGTGCTGGGAATCCTCTACGCCAAGTATCTCGAGCAGTACGAGGCTGCGCAGAACTATCTTCGTGAGAGCCTGACCCGTCTGACGAACGAGGACCAGATTCATCAGGCGACGCATTGGCTGGAAGAGGCGACGGTGGCGCTGGGGCGTGGTCCGGCAACGGCCTAA
- a CDS encoding thrombospondin type 3 repeat-containing protein has protein sequence MRGDRVLVLVMVLLGMLTGPVHGGAPVRTAVVTGQQAPGTDPGVVFNGIQDSVINAQGRVAFDGRLMGPGVTLENGGGIWVERSGGLMLHLRWGDQAPGTNPGVAYWATGLPVQNSNGRISVYSNLLGPGVDTVTNSNNVCLFTDGSGVSSLLARRGTPAPGTSMGVTFSLFGSPLLNDAGHSAFYCALSGTGINSTNDECVFSDATGQLGLVARDGDAAPGTETNTVFRGIFLPTLNNLGQVAFHANLFGPLVTGFNGRGIWVGGVGSLNLAVRAGDAAPGIIPAANFITFLHPDINNAGNISFAATIASGGAIDATNDTGVWVMGGGASRLVALERDQAPGTPMGVRFGDFVSPGNVRPGLNGSGRIAFVAPLTGAGVDMTNDTGLWSDAGGVLELIAREGSQAPGLPPDTNFDVITFGGINNKGWVLFHATLGGSAVTPNVNEQSLWIHVPGEGLGLVSQSSESIEVAPGDIRTVQGLGISSGARGSEDGNRENLNDAGQVGFIANFTDGSSAILVMIGPDEDDDGFNDELDNCPQTANSDQADSDGDGLGDACDGCPTDANKTAPGICGCGVADADSDGDGTPDCNDGCPADAAKVAPGACGCGVADTDSDGDSVPDCLDMAPGTNDLADNNGNGIPDILEMPGGPQSTPGCCAPGVGPVVGMMVPLWLMGWKGRRVARRRLARGG, from the coding sequence ATGCGCGGCGATAGGGTTCTTGTATTAGTAATGGTCCTGCTCGGGATGCTGACCGGCCCCGTCCATGGGGGGGCGCCGGTCCGAACGGCGGTGGTGACGGGTCAGCAGGCGCCGGGCACCGATCCGGGGGTCGTCTTCAATGGCATTCAGGATTCCGTGATTAACGCCCAAGGCAGGGTCGCATTTGACGGTCGGCTGATGGGTCCCGGCGTCACGCTTGAAAACGGCGGCGGAATCTGGGTCGAGCGGTCGGGCGGACTGATGCTTCACTTGCGGTGGGGAGATCAGGCGCCGGGCACGAACCCGGGCGTCGCCTATTGGGCAACGGGTCTTCCGGTACAGAACTCTAACGGTCGGATTTCAGTTTATAGCAACCTGCTGGGGCCGGGCGTAGACACCGTAACTAATTCAAACAACGTCTGTCTTTTCACCGATGGATCAGGCGTTTCTTCATTGCTCGCGCGTCGAGGAACTCCAGCGCCCGGCACGAGCATGGGCGTCACGTTCAGTCTGTTTGGAAGCCCCCTGTTGAACGATGCCGGACACAGTGCGTTCTATTGCGCGCTTTCGGGTACGGGCATTAACTCCACGAATGATGAATGCGTTTTCTCTGATGCGACCGGCCAACTCGGGCTGGTGGCGCGCGACGGAGACGCGGCGCCCGGCACGGAGACGAATACGGTATTTCGCGGCATCTTCCTGCCGACCTTGAACAACCTCGGACAAGTCGCCTTTCATGCGAATCTGTTTGGACCATTGGTCACCGGGTTCAACGGTCGCGGAATCTGGGTGGGAGGCGTCGGATCACTGAACCTAGCCGTACGCGCCGGTGACGCAGCACCGGGGATCATCCCAGCGGCGAATTTCATTACTTTCCTTCACCCCGATATCAACAACGCGGGGAACATCTCGTTCGCCGCGACGATCGCCTCGGGAGGGGCTATTGACGCGACGAACGATACGGGTGTCTGGGTGATGGGCGGGGGAGCCTCCCGACTCGTGGCGTTGGAAAGGGATCAGGCGCCGGGAACGCCGATGGGAGTTCGGTTCGGGGATTTCGTCAGTCCTGGGAATGTGAGACCGGGGTTGAATGGATCGGGACGCATCGCCTTTGTCGCGCCGCTCACCGGCGCAGGCGTGGACATGACCAACGACACCGGACTGTGGTCGGATGCCGGCGGCGTGCTTGAACTCATTGCGCGCGAGGGATCACAGGCTCCCGGACTGCCGCCGGATACGAACTTCGATGTAATCACGTTTGGCGGGATCAACAACAAGGGTTGGGTCCTGTTTCATGCAACGCTCGGTGGCTCCGCGGTCACGCCTAACGTCAACGAACAGAGTCTTTGGATTCACGTTCCCGGCGAGGGGCTGGGGCTCGTCTCACAGAGCAGTGAATCAATCGAGGTCGCGCCGGGGGACATCCGGACGGTGCAGGGACTGGGAATCAGCTCTGGGGCAAGGGGCTCGGAGGATGGGAATCGGGAAAACCTTAACGATGCCGGACAAGTGGGCTTCATTGCAAATTTCACGGACGGCTCGTCCGCGATACTGGTGATGATCGGCCCTGACGAGGATGACGACGGCTTCAACGACGAACTCGATAATTGCCCCCAGACCGCAAACTCGGACCAGGCCGACAGCGATGGAGACGGTCTGGGTGACGCGTGCGACGGATGTCCGACGGACGCCAACAAGACCGCCCCGGGAATTTGCGGATGTGGCGTTGCCGACGCGGACAGCGACGGCGATGGGACGCCTGATTGCAATGATGGATGTCCTGCAGATGCCGCAAAGGTGGCACCCGGCGCGTGTGGATGCGGCGTCGCGGATACCGACAGCGACGGCGACTCGGTGCCGGATTGCCTGGACATGGCGCCCGGGACGAATGATCTGGCGGACAACAATGGGAACGGTATTCCCGATATTCTGGAAATGCCGGGTGGCCCGCAATCGACGCCGGGATGCTGTGCGCCCGGTGTCGGACCGGTCGTCGGGATGATGGTGCCGCTGTGGCTGATGGGTTGGAAAGGGCGACGGGTCGCACGCCGGCGGCTCGCCCGGGGAGGCTGA
- a CDS encoding IS1380 family transposase, with translation MFFSSLGRKKIVADFTGGTLTSDAGGLLLREVERRLGLVDQLAGVINDPRDPARIQHDQRVMLAQRIFAIAMGYEDLNDHQALRSDPVLAVLTGRPPSADEPLASSPTLCRLENRVTRGDLARMSRVLVEQFIASYESPPEELILDFDATDDPIHGNQEGRFFHGYYDHHCFLPLYVFCGSRLLVSYLRPSNIDGAHHAWPILKLLVQRLRQAWPGVRIIVRGDSGFCRRRMMKWCDRHGVKYVLGLARNTVLEKAAESFMQAAEAQFATTQQKVRNFHEIEYAAQTWDRPRRVIVKAERLVQGPNVRFVVTNLTDRTPNDIYDGLYTARGDMENRIKEQQLGLFADRTSCHAFLANQFRLLLSSAAYVLVETLRRTALAGTELAEAQVNTIRLKLLKVAARVVVSVRRVVLRLSSSCPLQDLWRSLVPRLRLIPPAPS, from the coding sequence ATGTTCTTTTCCAGTCTCGGCCGCAAGAAAATCGTGGCCGATTTCACAGGCGGAACGCTCACCTCAGACGCCGGGGGTCTGCTGCTTCGGGAGGTCGAGCGGCGTCTGGGCCTGGTCGATCAACTGGCCGGGGTCATCAACGACCCGCGTGATCCGGCCCGAATTCAACATGACCAGCGGGTCATGCTGGCCCAGCGCATCTTTGCCATTGCGATGGGCTACGAAGATCTCAACGACCATCAAGCCCTGCGGAGCGATCCCGTGCTGGCGGTCCTGACCGGGCGGCCGCCGAGCGCGGATGAGCCGCTGGCCAGCAGTCCGACCTTGTGCCGGCTGGAGAACCGCGTCACGCGCGGCGACCTGGCACGAATGTCGCGTGTGCTGGTGGAGCAGTTCATCGCGTCCTATGAATCGCCGCCGGAGGAATTGATCCTCGACTTCGACGCGACCGACGATCCGATCCACGGCAACCAGGAAGGCCGCTTCTTCCACGGCTATTACGACCACCACTGCTTCCTACCGCTGTATGTGTTCTGCGGCTCGCGGCTGCTGGTCTCCTACCTGCGGCCCAGCAACATCGACGGGGCCCATCACGCCTGGCCCATCCTGAAGCTGCTGGTGCAGCGCTTGCGACAGGCGTGGCCCGGGGTGCGGATCATCGTCCGCGGGGATTCCGGCTTCTGCCGCCGGCGAATGATGAAATGGTGCGACCGGCACGGCGTCAAGTACGTGCTGGGCCTGGCCCGCAACACCGTCCTGGAGAAAGCGGCCGAGTCCTTCATGCAGGCGGCCGAGGCCCAGTTCGCCACCACGCAGCAGAAGGTGCGGAACTTCCACGAGATCGAGTACGCGGCGCAGACCTGGGATCGCCCGCGCCGCGTGATCGTCAAGGCCGAGCGGCTGGTTCAGGGGCCCAACGTTCGATTCGTGGTGACCAACCTGACCGACCGCACGCCGAACGATATCTACGACGGTCTGTACACGGCCCGCGGCGACATGGAGAACCGCATCAAGGAGCAGCAGCTCGGGCTCTTCGCCGATCGCACCAGTTGCCACGCCTTCCTGGCCAATCAGTTCCGGCTGCTGTTGTCCTCGGCGGCCTACGTCCTGGTGGAAACGCTGCGCCGCACGGCCCTGGCCGGCACCGAACTGGCCGAGGCCCAGGTGAACACCATTCGCCTGAAACTCCTCAAGGTCGCCGCGCGGGTGGTCGTCTCCGTGCGCCGCGTCGTACTGCGACTGTCGAGCAGCTGCCCCCTGCAGGACCTGTGGCGATCCCTGGTTCCACGACTCCGCCTGATCCCGCCCGCCCCATCATGA
- the rsmH gene encoding 16S rRNA (cytosine(1402)-N(4))-methyltransferase RsmH codes for MENIHDQSLVPGSQPGDQPSHVPVLPREVCDFLLADKPALLVDCTLGLGGHSELLLQSDPALRVIGLDCDESNLAHSRSRLDAYGDRFTGAQANFADLPQALADLGLAKVDGVLADLGVSSNQIEDPSRGLSFDRDGPLDMRLDRRKTITAADLVNGLGEGELADLLYIQGEERHSRRISKRICQARRQGRLDSTVALARLVASAVGQDPDSRRDRIHPATRTFMALRMAVNRETESLKRLLAAAPSVLADGGRIVIISFHSGEDRLVKEDFRTRARSGSYQLLTKKPVTPGNAECQSNRRARSAKLRAAKFVAGP; via the coding sequence ATGGAAAATATCCACGACCAATCCCTCGTTCCGGGTTCACAGCCAGGTGACCAGCCGTCTCACGTCCCCGTCCTGCCGCGCGAGGTCTGCGATTTTCTGCTGGCGGACAAGCCTGCCCTCCTGGTCGATTGCACCCTCGGTCTTGGCGGCCACTCCGAACTGCTTCTCCAGTCCGATCCTGCCCTCCGGGTGATCGGCCTTGATTGCGACGAATCGAACCTCGCCCACAGCCGGTCGCGCCTCGATGCCTACGGAGACCGTTTCACCGGCGCACAGGCAAATTTTGCCGATCTTCCTCAGGCCCTGGCTGACCTGGGGCTTGCCAAGGTTGACGGAGTCCTTGCCGACCTCGGCGTCAGCAGCAATCAGATTGAAGACCCATCGCGCGGGCTGAGCTTCGACCGCGACGGCCCCCTGGACATGCGACTGGACAGGAGAAAGACGATCACTGCCGCTGACCTCGTCAACGGCCTCGGCGAAGGTGAACTGGCCGATCTACTTTACATACAGGGCGAAGAACGACACAGCCGAAGAATCTCAAAGCGGATTTGTCAGGCGCGTCGGCAAGGTCGGCTCGACAGCACGGTCGCCCTTGCGCGTCTCGTCGCCTCCGCCGTCGGACAGGATCCCGATTCCCGCCGAGACCGGATTCACCCGGCCACTCGGACCTTCATGGCCCTCCGGATGGCGGTCAATCGGGAAACGGAGTCCCTGAAGCGTCTCCTCGCCGCGGCGCCGTCCGTCCTCGCGGACGGCGGACGTATCGTGATCATCAGCTTTCACAGCGGCGAAGATCGCCTTGTGAAAGAAGACTTTCGGACTCGCGCTCGATCCGGATCGTACCAGCTGCTGACCAAGAAGCCGGTTACGCCGGGAAATGCCGAGTGTCAGTCGAACCGCCGCGCACGTTCCGCGAAGCTCCGTGCCGCGAAATTCGTCGCCGGCCCTTGA
- a CDS encoding LysM peptidoglycan-binding domain-containing protein, producing MTRETKIGLLVGLAFIIVFAIILSEKGPSSRNSSLPAFSMVDRMGTDAASAAAGQPLANAGKLQVDRALPPIVQPAIGVNPDMAMREEEVAQGPRVGEEELPPLPDSVISLINGDIAPTEPTTDSVGADAMPAFTANVPRTNVNDSPASTWSTPAEPTSGQRVELAASQQPMITAPVVEQSPTYKIRTEHTVDKGESLGKIAAKYYERSTPQRIDAIYAVNKDVLDNRHTVKVGQKLRIPDLGEAAKHFEPAPDFALSNLKSESDIQAQPRTKEAVRIPIPIGEKNQPATTQVPAMTADALNPTIRVPKTADAAQRRETPKAYKVYEVRPSDTLSKIARRELGSEKFTRDLFELNKDVITNKNTIKPGMKLRLPVPSAALPEDRRVFTSNGIGDIDP from the coding sequence ATGACTAGGGAGACGAAGATCGGGCTGCTTGTCGGACTCGCCTTCATTATTGTTTTCGCCATCATCCTTTCTGAAAAGGGGCCGTCGAGTCGAAATTCTTCGCTCCCCGCCTTTTCAATGGTTGATCGGATGGGGACCGATGCCGCTTCCGCCGCTGCCGGACAGCCTCTGGCCAACGCCGGAAAACTCCAGGTGGACAGGGCCCTGCCCCCCATCGTTCAGCCGGCCATCGGCGTGAACCCCGACATGGCGATGCGCGAGGAAGAGGTCGCCCAGGGACCGCGCGTCGGCGAAGAGGAGTTGCCCCCGCTGCCGGATTCCGTAATCAGTCTTATCAATGGCGACATCGCGCCGACCGAGCCGACGACCGACTCCGTTGGGGCCGATGCGATGCCCGCTTTCACGGCGAACGTGCCGCGGACTAACGTGAACGATTCGCCGGCCTCTACTTGGTCAACCCCCGCCGAGCCGACGTCAGGCCAGCGCGTGGAATTGGCCGCCTCACAGCAGCCGATGATCACTGCGCCGGTCGTCGAGCAGAGTCCGACTTACAAGATCAGGACCGAGCATACAGTTGACAAGGGCGAAAGCCTTGGAAAGATCGCCGCCAAGTATTATGAGCGATCCACCCCCCAGCGAATTGACGCCATCTACGCGGTCAATAAGGACGTCCTCGACAATCGCCACACCGTAAAGGTTGGCCAGAAGCTCAGGATTCCCGACCTCGGTGAGGCTGCCAAACACTTTGAGCCCGCGCCGGATTTCGCCCTCAGCAATCTCAAGTCGGAGTCTGATATCCAAGCTCAACCTCGTACGAAGGAAGCGGTGCGCATCCCGATCCCGATCGGAGAAAAGAATCAGCCGGCAACGACTCAGGTCCCGGCGATGACGGCCGATGCACTGAACCCGACCATCCGCGTGCCAAAAACGGCTGATGCCGCCCAGCGCAGAGAAACCCCCAAGGCATATAAGGTGTACGAAGTCCGCCCCAGCGACACGCTGAGCAAGATCGCCCGTCGCGAATTGGGCAGCGAAAAGTTCACCCGCGATCTCTTCGAGCTTAATAAGGACGTGATCACCAATAAGAACACGATCAAGCCCGGCATGAAGCTGCGGCTACCGGTTCCCTCCGCAGCATTACCCGAAGATCGCCGCGTCTTCACCTCAAACGGCATCGGTGATATCGATCCCTGA
- a CDS encoding penicillin-binding protein 2, whose protein sequence is MRSRRSNLAGQILIVAVMGSFFALAGRLVYINACDSTMLLARADRQQQSVVPLRHRRGLIVDNHGRVIAGTILRKSVFADPKVVPDKAAAANTVAEILHIPSAEIMPDLMAAEDRRFFVIRRGVSEEQARAISDAGIYGLGIFDEPYRTYPMNSLAAALIGFVSPDGVGVSGLEFQCEAWLGGQNGIKTIIRDARRKAFWLADGGYRPPRDGFHVVLTLDAEIQANVETQLVDAVSRYQAASAVGIVMHAKSGAILALANVPSFDPNQYQDYGANRYRNRAITDPFEPGSTFKPFIAAAALAEKVVRMDEIFDCENGAWSDGVRVLHDHHPYGALRFDDVVVKSSNVGMAKIGKRLGNRKLFDYVKAFGFGDKTGLDLIGEDPGILLPYSRWTAFSTTSIPIGQEISVTPIQMARAFCAIANGGNLVQPHMIRAVMTPDGRLVSDFSNPPAAGQAIPEAVAKRMRDEVLCAVVERGTGTKSRLPNYRVFGKTGTAQIARKGGGGYERDAYVSSFIAGAPASDPELVVFVAVLKPKKSIGYYGGTVAAPAVREILAHALAYLQVPPDQTPTALSAFTEELPRD, encoded by the coding sequence GTGCGATCTCGCAGATCAAATCTTGCTGGGCAAATACTCATCGTCGCCGTGATGGGCTCGTTCTTCGCGTTGGCAGGCCGTCTCGTCTATATCAACGCCTGCGACAGCACGATGCTGCTCGCCCGGGCCGACCGTCAGCAGCAAAGCGTCGTTCCCCTCCGCCATCGTCGCGGCCTCATCGTTGACAATCACGGCAGAGTCATTGCCGGAACCATTCTCCGCAAGAGCGTCTTTGCCGATCCGAAGGTCGTCCCAGACAAGGCCGCCGCCGCGAACACGGTTGCCGAGATTCTTCACATCCCATCCGCTGAGATCATGCCGGACCTGATGGCCGCCGAGGATCGCCGCTTCTTCGTCATCAGAAGAGGCGTCTCCGAAGAGCAGGCTCGGGCCATCAGTGACGCAGGCATCTACGGCCTCGGCATTTTCGATGAACCATACCGAACCTACCCAATGAACTCCCTCGCAGCCGCCCTCATTGGGTTCGTTTCACCCGACGGGGTCGGCGTGAGCGGACTGGAGTTTCAGTGCGAGGCATGGCTCGGCGGACAGAACGGCATCAAGACCATCATCCGCGATGCCCGCCGAAAGGCGTTCTGGCTCGCCGACGGAGGCTATCGCCCCCCCCGTGATGGATTCCACGTCGTCCTGACGCTTGACGCGGAGATTCAGGCCAACGTCGAAACCCAGTTGGTCGATGCGGTTTCCAGGTATCAGGCCGCAAGTGCTGTCGGAATCGTCATGCACGCCAAGTCCGGCGCGATCCTCGCCCTAGCCAATGTGCCCAGCTTTGATCCCAATCAATACCAGGACTACGGAGCGAATCGCTACCGCAATCGTGCCATCACCGATCCGTTCGAGCCCGGCAGCACCTTCAAGCCATTCATCGCCGCCGCCGCACTCGCTGAGAAGGTCGTCCGCATGGACGAGATCTTCGACTGTGAGAACGGCGCCTGGTCCGACGGCGTTCGCGTCCTGCACGACCACCATCCCTACGGCGCCCTCCGATTCGACGATGTGGTCGTCAAATCGAGCAACGTCGGAATGGCGAAGATCGGCAAGCGTCTCGGAAATCGCAAGCTCTTCGATTACGTCAAGGCATTCGGGTTCGGTGATAAGACCGGCCTCGATCTCATCGGCGAAGACCCCGGCATCCTTCTTCCCTATTCTCGATGGACGGCATTCAGCACCACCAGCATTCCCATCGGGCAGGAAATCAGCGTCACGCCGATCCAGATGGCCCGTGCTTTTTGCGCCATTGCCAATGGCGGCAATCTCGTTCAGCCGCACATGATCCGCGCCGTCATGACGCCTGACGGACGCCTGGTGAGCGACTTCTCCAATCCGCCGGCGGCGGGCCAGGCGATTCCCGAAGCCGTTGCCAAACGAATGCGCGACGAAGTCTTGTGTGCCGTTGTCGAGCGCGGCACAGGTACGAAGTCACGTTTGCCCAACTACCGCGTTTTCGGGAAAACCGGTACCGCCCAGATCGCCCGGAAGGGCGGCGGCGGCTACGAGCGAGACGCGTATGTCAGTTCATTCATTGCCGGCGCACCGGCAAGCGATCCTGAACTCGTCGTCTTCGTCGCCGTGCTGAAGCCCAAGAAGAGCATCGGCTACTACGGCGGCACCGTCGCCGCACCGGCCGTCCGTGAGATTCTCGCCCACGCCCTGGCATATCTTCAGGTCCCCCCCGACCAGACGCCGACCGCCCTATCCGCCTTCACCGAAGAACTCCCTCGCGACTAG